Proteins found in one Sorghum bicolor cultivar BTx623 chromosome 1, Sorghum_bicolor_NCBIv3, whole genome shotgun sequence genomic segment:
- the LOC8078846 gene encoding 40S ribosomal protein S20-2 — protein MASAAVYGGLKGKLGVEDAPELQLNRIRITLSSKNVKNLEKVCADLVKGAKDKQLRVKGPVRIPTKVLHITTRKSPCGEGTNTWDRFEFRIHKRVIDLISSPDVVKQITSITIEPGVEVEVTIADV, from the exons atggcgTCGGCGGCAGTTTATGGCGGCCTCAAGGGGAAGCTTGGCGTAGAGGATGCCCCCGAGCTGCAGCTCAACCGCATCCGCATCACACTCTCATCCAAGAACGTCAAGAACTTGGAGAAAG TTTGTGCGGATTTGGTGAAGGGAGCCAAGGACAAGCAACTGAGGGTTAAGGGACCTGTCAGGATTCCTACTAAGGTTCTCCACATCACCACCCGCAAGTCCCCTTGCGGTGAAG GAACAAACACATGGGATCGGTTTGAGTTCCGCATCCACAAGAGGGTGATTGACCTAATCAGTTCCCCTGATGTGGTGAAGCAGATCACCTCCATCACCATCGAGCCCGGCGTTGAGGTCGAGGTGACCATTGCAGACGTGTAA
- the LOC8054339 gene encoding chloride conductance regulatory protein ICln, with amino-acid sequence MAPGLQLFTDIADDGTPRLNAASGEELVRVDRAVAVALGPRSPESPGTLFITTRRMIWLSEAEKGKGYAVGFLDITLHAVSRDLEAYPSPCIYTQIEAAEGTDEEAGESNPEANELELSKVSEMRLILADHSQLDALFDVFCHCAELNPDPNAERDEENGWFHGEDMSDGGWVHDDEDMVDENAPQFFSANPIGQNGGYDLTRSVLELQIDDQRFEDAEEEQESHENGH; translated from the exons ATGGCTCCAGGACTGCAGCTCTTCACTGACATTGCCGACGACGGCACGCCCCGTCTCAACGCCGCCTCCGGCGAGGAGCTGGTCCGCGTGGACCGCGCCGTCGCTGTCGCCCTTGGCCCCCGCTCACCGGAGTCCCCGGGGACTCTGTTCATCACCACCAG GAGGATGATTTGGCTTAGCGAGGCGGAGAAGGGCAAGGGCTACGCGGTGGGCTTCCTCGACATCACGCTTCACGCCGTGTCGCGCGACCTGGAGGCGTATCCCTCGCCCTGCATCTACACACAG ATTGAGGCAGCAGAAGGTACAGATGAGGAGGCTGGTGAATCAAATCCTGAAGCAAATGAACTAGAGCTATCTAAAGTATCTGAAATGCGGCTCATACTAGCAGACCACAGtcaat TGGATGCACTTTTTGATGTCTTCTGTCATTGTGCTGAACTGAATCCTGATCCTAATGCTG AGCGCGACGAGGAGAATGGTTGGTTCCATGGTGAAGATATGTCTGATGGTGGCTGGGTTcatgatgatgaggacatggTTGATG AAAATGCCCCCCAGTTTTTCAGTGCCAATCCGATAGGTCAAAATGGTGGATATGACCTCACTCGTTCAGTACTTGAG CTTCAAATCGACGACCAGCGTTTTGAGGATGCAGAGGAGGAACAGGAGAGCCATGAAAATGGACATTAG
- the LOC8155417 gene encoding uncharacterized protein LOC8155417 isoform X2, producing the protein MATAMRGGSLLRFGFRHVSSILFQPPPCPAPSLGLNLAVGRTGLVRLQCSAAGAGDDGGKKVSARLALTQQVLRDAEERAASAGSDPAPKITLDHVTVNFARSGGPGGQNVNKVNTKVDMRFNVKEAHWLGERIKERILQAEKNRINKDGELVISSTKTRTQKKYRQSLMLHHMFLHPQQKTKRKRLKKLLLPLKGRDFRIRRWFHRRRNLDVTELAGIDASGVHRPTINKDRTC; encoded by the exons ATGGCGACCGCCATGCGGGGCGGCAGCCTCCTGCGGTTTGGTTTCCGCCACGTTTCTTCCATCCTTTTCCAGCCCCCTCCATGCCCTGCCCCGAGCCTGGGCCTGAACCTGGCCGTTGGCCGGACCGGGCTGGTACGCCTCCAGTGCTCGGCGGCCGGGGCCGGCGACGACGGGGGCAAGAAGGTGTCGGCTAGGCTGGCTCTGACGCAGCAGGTGCTGCGGGACGCCGAGGAGCGCGCCGCGTCGGCGGGCTCCGACCCTGCCCCCAAGATCACCCTGG ATCATGTTACTGTTAATTTTGCAAGAAGTGGTGGTCCTGGTGGTCAGAATGTTAATAAAG TTAACACAAAGGTTGACATGCGATTCAATGTTAAGGAAGCTCACTGGCTTGGGGAGAGAATCAAGGAACGAATATTGCAAGCG GAGAAGAATAGGATAAATAAAGATGGAGAGCTTGTTATATCTTCTACAAAAACTAGAACACAGAA AAAATACAG GCAATCATTGATGCTGCATCATATGTTCCTCCACCCCCAACAGAAGACCAAAAGAAAAAGATTGAAAAAAT TGCTGCTGCCGCTGAAAGGAAGAGACTTCAGAATAAGAAGGTGGTTTCACAGAAGAAGGAATTTAGACGTAACAGAACTAGCTGGGATTGATGCAAG TGGTGTACACAGACCGACGATAAACAAGGATCGGACTTGCTGA
- the LOC8155417 gene encoding uncharacterized protein LOC8155417 isoform X4: MATAMRGGSLLRFGFRHVSSILFQPPPCPAPSLGLNLAVGRTGLVRLQCSAAGAGDDGGKKVSARLALTQQVLRDAEERAASAGSDPAPKITLDHVTVNFARSGGPGGQNVNKVNTKVDMRFNVKEAHWLGERIKERILQAEKNRINKDGELVISSTKTRTQKKYRQSLMLHHMFLHPQQKTKRKRLKKLLLPLKGRDFRIRRWFHRRRNLDVTELAGIDASLFLG, from the exons ATGGCGACCGCCATGCGGGGCGGCAGCCTCCTGCGGTTTGGTTTCCGCCACGTTTCTTCCATCCTTTTCCAGCCCCCTCCATGCCCTGCCCCGAGCCTGGGCCTGAACCTGGCCGTTGGCCGGACCGGGCTGGTACGCCTCCAGTGCTCGGCGGCCGGGGCCGGCGACGACGGGGGCAAGAAGGTGTCGGCTAGGCTGGCTCTGACGCAGCAGGTGCTGCGGGACGCCGAGGAGCGCGCCGCGTCGGCGGGCTCCGACCCTGCCCCCAAGATCACCCTGG ATCATGTTACTGTTAATTTTGCAAGAAGTGGTGGTCCTGGTGGTCAGAATGTTAATAAAG TTAACACAAAGGTTGACATGCGATTCAATGTTAAGGAAGCTCACTGGCTTGGGGAGAGAATCAAGGAACGAATATTGCAAGCG GAGAAGAATAGGATAAATAAAGATGGAGAGCTTGTTATATCTTCTACAAAAACTAGAACACAGAA AAAATACAG GCAATCATTGATGCTGCATCATATGTTCCTCCACCCCCAACAGAAGACCAAAAGAAAAAGATTGAAAAAAT TGCTGCTGCCGCTGAAAGGAAGAGACTTCAGAATAAGAAGGTGGTTTCACAGAAGAAGGAATTTAGACGTAACAGAACTAGCTGGGATTGATGCAAG CTTGTTCTTGGGCTAG
- the LOC8155417 gene encoding uncharacterized protein LOC8155417 isoform X5 — MATAMRGGSLLRFGFRHVSSILFQPPPCPAPSLGLNLAVGRTGLVRLQCSAAGAGDDGGKKVSARLALTQQVLRDAEERAASAGSDPAPKITLDHVTVNFARSGGPGGQNVNKVNTKVDMRFNVKEAHWLGERIKERILQAEKNRINKDGELVISSTKTRTQKKYRQSLMLHHMFLHPQQKTKRKRLKKLLLPLKGRDFRIRRWFHRRRNLDVTELAGIDAS; from the exons ATGGCGACCGCCATGCGGGGCGGCAGCCTCCTGCGGTTTGGTTTCCGCCACGTTTCTTCCATCCTTTTCCAGCCCCCTCCATGCCCTGCCCCGAGCCTGGGCCTGAACCTGGCCGTTGGCCGGACCGGGCTGGTACGCCTCCAGTGCTCGGCGGCCGGGGCCGGCGACGACGGGGGCAAGAAGGTGTCGGCTAGGCTGGCTCTGACGCAGCAGGTGCTGCGGGACGCCGAGGAGCGCGCCGCGTCGGCGGGCTCCGACCCTGCCCCCAAGATCACCCTGG ATCATGTTACTGTTAATTTTGCAAGAAGTGGTGGTCCTGGTGGTCAGAATGTTAATAAAG TTAACACAAAGGTTGACATGCGATTCAATGTTAAGGAAGCTCACTGGCTTGGGGAGAGAATCAAGGAACGAATATTGCAAGCG GAGAAGAATAGGATAAATAAAGATGGAGAGCTTGTTATATCTTCTACAAAAACTAGAACACAGAA AAAATACAG GCAATCATTGATGCTGCATCATATGTTCCTCCACCCCCAACAGAAGACCAAAAGAAAAAGATTGAAAAAAT TGCTGCTGCCGCTGAAAGGAAGAGACTTCAGAATAAGAAGGTGGTTTCACAGAAGAAGGAATTTAGACGTAACAGAACTAGCTGGGATTGATGCAAG TTAA
- the LOC8155417 gene encoding uncharacterized protein LOC8155417 isoform X1: protein MATAMRGGSLLRFGFRHVSSILFQPPPCPAPSLGLNLAVGRTGLVRLQCSAAGAGDDGGKKVSARLALTQQVLRDAEERAASAGSDPAPKITLDHVTVNFARSGGPGGQNVNKVNTKVDMRFNVKEAHWLGERIKERILQAEKNRINKDGELVISSTKTRTQKKYRQSLMLHHMFLHPQQKTKRKRLKKLLLPLKGRDFRIRRWFHRRRNLDVTELAGIDARYLAQTCLSVLCHSPPPG, encoded by the exons ATGGCGACCGCCATGCGGGGCGGCAGCCTCCTGCGGTTTGGTTTCCGCCACGTTTCTTCCATCCTTTTCCAGCCCCCTCCATGCCCTGCCCCGAGCCTGGGCCTGAACCTGGCCGTTGGCCGGACCGGGCTGGTACGCCTCCAGTGCTCGGCGGCCGGGGCCGGCGACGACGGGGGCAAGAAGGTGTCGGCTAGGCTGGCTCTGACGCAGCAGGTGCTGCGGGACGCCGAGGAGCGCGCCGCGTCGGCGGGCTCCGACCCTGCCCCCAAGATCACCCTGG ATCATGTTACTGTTAATTTTGCAAGAAGTGGTGGTCCTGGTGGTCAGAATGTTAATAAAG TTAACACAAAGGTTGACATGCGATTCAATGTTAAGGAAGCTCACTGGCTTGGGGAGAGAATCAAGGAACGAATATTGCAAGCG GAGAAGAATAGGATAAATAAAGATGGAGAGCTTGTTATATCTTCTACAAAAACTAGAACACAGAA AAAATACAG GCAATCATTGATGCTGCATCATATGTTCCTCCACCCCCAACAGAAGACCAAAAGAAAAAGATTGAAAAAAT TGCTGCTGCCGCTGAAAGGAAGAGACTTCAGAATAAGAAGGTGGTTTCACAGAAGAAGGAATTTAGACGTAACAGAACTAGCTGGGATTGATGCAAGGTATCTTGCACAGACCTGTCTTTCTGTTTTGTGTCATTCCCCGCCCCCGGGGTAA
- the LOC8155417 gene encoding peptidyl-tRNA hydrolase ICT1, mitochondrial isoform X3, whose protein sequence is MATAMRGGSLLRFGFRHVSSILFQPPPCPAPSLGLNLAVGRTGLVRLQCSAAGAGDDGGKKVSARLALTQQVLRDAEERAASAGSDPAPKITLDHVTVNFARSGGPGGQNVNKVNTKVDMRFNVKEAHWLGERIKERILQAEKNRINKDGELVISSTKTRTQKGNIEDALQKIQAIIDAASYVPPPPTEDQKKKIEKIAAAAERKRLQNKKVVSQKKEFRRNRTSWD, encoded by the exons ATGGCGACCGCCATGCGGGGCGGCAGCCTCCTGCGGTTTGGTTTCCGCCACGTTTCTTCCATCCTTTTCCAGCCCCCTCCATGCCCTGCCCCGAGCCTGGGCCTGAACCTGGCCGTTGGCCGGACCGGGCTGGTACGCCTCCAGTGCTCGGCGGCCGGGGCCGGCGACGACGGGGGCAAGAAGGTGTCGGCTAGGCTGGCTCTGACGCAGCAGGTGCTGCGGGACGCCGAGGAGCGCGCCGCGTCGGCGGGCTCCGACCCTGCCCCCAAGATCACCCTGG ATCATGTTACTGTTAATTTTGCAAGAAGTGGTGGTCCTGGTGGTCAGAATGTTAATAAAG TTAACACAAAGGTTGACATGCGATTCAATGTTAAGGAAGCTCACTGGCTTGGGGAGAGAATCAAGGAACGAATATTGCAAGCG GAGAAGAATAGGATAAATAAAGATGGAGAGCTTGTTATATCTTCTACAAAAACTAGAACACAGAA GGGCAACATTGAAGATGCATTGCAGAAAATACAG GCAATCATTGATGCTGCATCATATGTTCCTCCACCCCCAACAGAAGACCAAAAGAAAAAGATTGAAAAAAT TGCTGCTGCCGCTGAAAGGAAGAGACTTCAGAATAAGAAGGTGGTTTCACAGAAGAAGGAATTTAGACGTAACAGAACTAGCTGGGATTGA
- the LOC8155605 gene encoding IRK-interacting protein produces MVSSPSPPLPTAASEPKQQQRGGTKAAPEKADKKYAHVPTPLHHGHGGASKKTPRGGKGGGGGDAATDPAAYVAAVSCSDCRFKQRALAPASPGAVIRSLFVSLTRRSTPRSSPSASGGAGGAGDDGEQWRLAAADLSRRLAAATRTRDEALEETTRLKHSLAELEHKLARLESRVLPTPAAAAAFPVDSFLRAVSTARAAVRNLARALSAHLRSPSSPGPSLESFLNRAFHADFELDTDADVHTPDPAGRCQANLAAYHAIAVLTWEEVLLHGTKHYSDGLSRFCDAKMSEVVSSLGWARARAWPEPLLQAFFLAAKGVWGVRLLARSVHPPLPVVRAERGARFDPRFMEDAAASRAGRLEPASVKMMVAPGFHVYLAGAGVVKCRVVCFYSSGNGRTGGHRDGGSSANGSVGLGSSCSDMNGSATDVVDSCKSSRVG; encoded by the exons ATGGTCTCGTCGCCTTCCCCACCCTTGCCCACCGCT GCCTCCGAGCCGAAGCAACAGCAGCGAGGCGGCACCAAGGCGGCGCCGGAGAAGGCCGACAAGAAGTACGCGCACGTCCCGACGCCGCTCCACCACGGTCATGGCGGTGCCAGCAAGAAGACACCCCGCGGGGGcaaaggcggcggcggcggcgacgcggccACCGACCCGGCGGCGTACGTCGCGGCGGTTTCCTGCTCCGACTGCCGCTTCAAGCAGCGCGCCCTGGCGCCGGCGTCGCCCGGCGCCGTCATCCGCTCGCTGTTCGTCTCCCTCACCCGCCGCTCCACCCCGCGCTCGTCGCCGTCGGCCtcgggcggcgccggcggcgcgggGGACGACGGCGAGCAGTGGCGCCTCGCCGCGGCCGACCTCTCCCGCCGGCTCGCCGCGGCCACGCGCACGCGGGACGAGGCGCTGGAGGAGACCACGCGCCTGAAGCACTCCCTCGCCGAGCTGGAGCACAAGCTCGCGCGCCTCGAGTCGCGCGTGCTCCCGAcccccgcggccgccgccgccttcccTGTCGACTCTTTCCTCCGCGCCGTCTCGaccgcgcgcgccgccgtgCGGAACCTCGCGCGCGCGCTGTCCGCGCACCTCCGCAGCCCCTCCAGCCCCGGCCCGAGCCTCGAGAGCTTCCTCAACCGCGCTTTCCACGCCGACTTCGAGCTGGACACCGACGCCGACGTCCACACCCCGGACCCGGCGGGCCGGTGCCAGGCCAACCTCGCGGCGTACCACGCCATCGCGGTGCTCACGTGGGAGGAGGTCCTGCTCCACGGCACCAAGCACTACAGCGACGGGCTCAGCCGCTTCTGCGACGCCAAGATGAGCGAGGTGGTGTCCTCGCTCGGGTGGGCGCGCGCGCGGGCGTGGCCCGAGCCGCTGCTGCAGGCCTTCTTCCTTGCCGCCAAGGGCGTGTGGGGCGTCCGCCTCCTGGCGCGCTCCGTGCACCCGCCGCTCCCCGTTGTGCGCGCGGAGCGAGGCGCGCGCTTCGACCCGCGGTTCATGGAGGACGCCGCGGCTAGCCGGGCGGGGAGGCTGGAGCCGGCCagcgtgaagatgatggtggcgCCAGGGTTCCACGTCTACCTGGCCGGCGCGGGCGTGGTGAAGTGCAGGGTCGTGTGCTTCTACAGCAGCGGTAACGGCCGCACCGGCGGCCACAGAGATGGCGGGAGCAGCGCCAATGGCAGCGTGGGGTTGGGGAGTAGCTGTAGTGACATGAATGGGAGTGCTACAGACGTGGTTGATAGCTGTAAGAGCAGTAGGGTAGGGTAG